The following proteins come from a genomic window of Candidatus Obscuribacterales bacterium:
- a CDS encoding glycosyltransferase has protein sequence MVSSLHHPSIALISVHGDPSVDIGREEAGGQNVYVRQVGEALARLEWDVSMFTRQTHTDQPQVVEHLPNCRTVRLTAGPEDFVPRDDIFGYLPAFVQEFLQYQRSTGQVFPLIHTNYWLSSWVGMQLKQHQAVQQVHTYHSVGAVKYQSMDAVPAIATTRLEVEQRCLETAERVVATSPQERDHLRSLVSSYGRIDVIPCGTDIERFGHVSMATARQSLGIAADAKVVLYVGRFDPRKGIETVVRAVGQSHLRQDERLQLIIGGGSRPGHSDGRERDRIEGLVADLGLQGQTWFPGRISDEDLTLYYAAADVCVVPSHYEPFGLVAIEAMASNTPVVVSDVGGLQYTVVPGETGLLAPVRDAEAFAQAIDRILSQPDWRDQLGRAARNRVVDYFSWDGVAIQLDRLYRKLLLGADARHLNQVGA, from the coding sequence ATGGTTTCTTCGCTTCATCATCCATCGATTGCACTAATTTCAGTTCACGGCGATCCGTCCGTGGATATTGGTCGAGAGGAGGCAGGTGGACAAAATGTTTATGTTCGCCAGGTTGGTGAGGCCTTGGCGCGTTTGGAGTGGGACGTGTCGATGTTTACTCGACAGACCCATACCGATCAGCCTCAGGTGGTTGAACATCTACCCAACTGTCGCACGGTTCGCCTAACGGCGGGGCCAGAAGACTTTGTGCCCCGAGATGACATCTTCGGCTACTTGCCAGCGTTTGTGCAAGAGTTCTTGCAATACCAGCGATCAACCGGTCAAGTTTTTCCGTTGATTCACACCAACTATTGGCTTTCCTCTTGGGTGGGAATGCAGCTCAAACAGCATCAAGCAGTGCAGCAGGTGCATACCTATCATTCTGTAGGGGCTGTGAAATATCAATCCATGGATGCGGTGCCAGCGATCGCCACGACTCGCCTGGAGGTGGAACAGCGCTGTCTGGAGACAGCGGAGCGGGTTGTGGCTACCAGTCCCCAAGAGCGGGATCATTTACGATCGCTGGTATCGTCCTACGGGCGAATTGATGTGATTCCCTGCGGCACTGACATTGAGCGTTTTGGCCATGTGAGTATGGCAACGGCACGGCAGAGCTTGGGGATCGCTGCCGATGCCAAGGTCGTGCTTTATGTAGGGCGTTTTGACCCACGTAAGGGGATTGAAACCGTCGTGCGGGCGGTGGGCCAGTCACACCTTCGCCAGGATGAACGCCTGCAGCTGATCATCGGTGGCGGCAGCCGTCCAGGGCATAGTGATGGACGGGAGCGCGATCGCATTGAGGGGCTGGTAGCAGACCTTGGATTGCAGGGGCAGACCTGGTTTCCTGGACGCATTTCGGATGAAGATCTGACGTTATACTATGCGGCGGCGGATGTTTGTGTGGTGCCGAGCCACTACGAACCCTTTGGCCTCGTTGCTATTGAGGCTATGGCTAGCAATACCCCAGTGGTCGTTAGCGATGTGGGAGGCTTGCAGTATACGGTGGTGCCTGGTGAAACAGGGCTCTTGGCTCCAGTGCGGGATGCGGAGGCCTTTGCCCAAGCCATTGATCGAATTCTCAGCCAGCCGGACTGGCGGGATCAGCTGGGACGGGCGGCCCGCAATCGCGTGGTGGATTACTTTAGCTGGGATGGAGTCGCCATCCAGCTTGACCGGCTCTATCGCAAACTGCTGTTGGGGGCAGATGCCCGCCACCTTAATCAGGTTGGAGCCTAG
- a CDS encoding molybdenum cofactor guanylyltransferase yields MTAAVILAGGQSTRMGRDKALISVEGQSLLTRTCAVVQDLGLPIYVVTPWSDRYRDQVPPDCRFIPEAGAQGPLVALGQAWRSLPEEHDWVLLLACDLPCLTAAVLRPPVAQLPDRQPNQGVAWLPRSGDRWEPLCGFYHRAGQPALEAYIAQGGRSFQGWLTTVIVQELRLSDRTILFNCNSPEDLANRPQG; encoded by the coding sequence GTGACGGCGGCGGTCATCTTGGCGGGGGGGCAGAGTACCCGCATGGGTCGGGATAAGGCGCTGATATCGGTGGAAGGTCAGTCATTATTGACGCGCACCTGTGCCGTTGTCCAGGATTTGGGGCTACCGATCTATGTGGTCACGCCTTGGAGCGATCGCTACCGAGATCAGGTGCCCCCTGACTGTCGGTTCATTCCCGAGGCAGGCGCTCAGGGGCCGCTAGTAGCTCTTGGGCAAGCTTGGCGATCGCTCCCCGAAGAGCATGACTGGGTGTTGCTGCTAGCCTGCGATCTACCTTGTCTGACCGCGGCGGTTCTCCGTCCCCCCGTTGCCCAGCTTCCCGATCGACAGCCCAACCAGGGAGTCGCTTGGCTACCCCGGAGTGGCGATCGCTGGGAGCCGCTCTGTGGTTTTTATCATCGGGCCGGTCAACCCGCCTTGGAGGCCTATATTGCCCAAGGTGGCCGTTCGTTTCAAGGATGGTTGACCACGGTGATCGTGCAAGAGTTACGCCTCAGCGATC